A stretch of Kaistella flava (ex Peng et al. 2021) DNA encodes these proteins:
- a CDS encoding MFS transporter, whose protein sequence is MASSLGTLIEWYDFYIFGSLAVVLATKFFPADNPTAAFLSTLATFAAGFVVRPFGALFFGRLGDIIGRKYTFLVTLLIMGFSTFLIGCVPEYETIGYAAPVLVLILRLLQGLALGGEYGGAATYVAEYSQPNRRGYWTSWIQTTATSGLFISLIVILVTKTSLSPEEFDSWGWRVPFWISILMVGVSYIIRRNMAESPLFAKAKKEGKTSKNPLKESFGNKFNFKFVLLALFGAVMGQGVIWYTGQFYSMSFMQKVMNIESAQVDTMMALALFVATPLFVLFGWLSDKIGRKPIMMIGMLLAIIAYRPIYKAMYNSVKIESKVVAKNGLTEKRTVKVHAKIPTDSLITFHQEKVFTDGTVMKKDSIVHWSAAGPSMVNGKPEEPLIKQAITVNPDTRWLLIVLVFIQVVFVTMVYGPIAAFLVEMFPLKIRYTSMSLPYHIGNGVFGGLLPAVATYLVVSGKSAGHSEWYLEGLWYPIVVAAVCLVIGTLYLKTKNKSLEEDELVEEPEVENPVV, encoded by the coding sequence ATGGCTTCCTCACTTGGGACACTGATTGAGTGGTATGACTTCTACATTTTCGGAAGTTTAGCCGTGGTTTTAGCCACTAAATTTTTCCCGGCAGATAATCCAACCGCAGCCTTTTTATCAACACTTGCAACTTTTGCTGCCGGATTTGTGGTAAGACCTTTTGGGGCTTTATTCTTCGGGAGACTTGGAGATATCATTGGTAGAAAATATACGTTCCTGGTAACGCTTCTCATCATGGGTTTTTCAACGTTCCTAATTGGTTGTGTTCCAGAATATGAAACAATTGGATACGCCGCACCGGTTTTGGTTTTAATCTTAAGACTTTTACAAGGTTTAGCATTAGGTGGAGAATACGGCGGTGCCGCAACTTATGTCGCCGAATATTCGCAACCGAACCGACGAGGATACTGGACTTCCTGGATTCAAACAACTGCAACTTCAGGTTTATTTATTTCATTAATTGTAATTCTGGTAACTAAAACTTCACTTTCTCCAGAAGAATTTGACAGTTGGGGTTGGAGAGTTCCATTCTGGATCTCAATTTTAATGGTTGGTGTTTCTTACATCATTCGTCGGAATATGGCTGAATCTCCACTTTTTGCCAAAGCGAAAAAAGAAGGAAAAACTTCTAAAAATCCTTTAAAAGAAAGTTTCGGAAATAAATTTAATTTCAAATTCGTATTGCTTGCTTTATTTGGAGCTGTAATGGGACAGGGAGTTATCTGGTACACCGGACAATTCTACTCCATGAGTTTTATGCAGAAAGTAATGAATATTGAATCTGCACAAGTTGATACGATGATGGCTTTAGCGCTTTTTGTGGCCACTCCATTGTTTGTACTTTTCGGTTGGCTATCTGATAAAATCGGTCGTAAACCTATTATGATGATCGGAATGTTATTGGCGATTATCGCTTACCGACCAATCTATAAAGCAATGTACAACTCTGTAAAAATCGAAAGCAAAGTCGTTGCTAAAAACGGATTAACAGAAAAGAGAACCGTTAAAGTTCACGCAAAAATTCCAACAGACAGTTTGATCACGTTCCATCAGGAAAAAGTATTTACAGACGGAACGGTAATGAAAAAAGACAGTATCGTACATTGGTCAGCAGCCGGACCAAGCATGGTTAATGGGAAACCTGAAGAACCGCTTATCAAACAGGCGATTACGGTAAATCCGGACACCAGATGGTTACTCATTGTTTTAGTATTTATACAGGTTGTTTTTGTGACCATGGTTTACGGACCTATCGCAGCGTTCCTGGTAGAAATGTTCCCACTGAAAATTCGGTACACGTCGATGTCATTGCCTTACCACATTGGTAATGGAGTGTTTGGAGGACTGCTTCCGGCAGTTGCAACTTATCTCGTCGTCTCCGGAAAAAGTGCCGGACATTCCGAATGGTATCTCGAAGGATTATGGTATCCAATCGTAGTCGCCGCAGTCTGTTTGGTTATCGGAACCCTTTACTTAAAAACAAAAAATAAAAGTTTAGAAGAAGATGAATTAGTAGAAGAACCAGAGGTTGAAAATCCCGTAGTTTAA
- a CDS encoding argininosuccinate synthase, whose product MKKSVVLAFSGGLDTSYCAKYLTENLGYDVHAVTVNTGGFSKEDEQELKLKAEKLGVTSYTFIDAVESYYNECVKYLIFGNVLKNNTYPLSVSAERTVQAQNIAKYAVEIGATAIAHGSTGAGNDQVRFDLIFQIMCPGVEIITPIRDLSLSRNEEILFLKNHGYEMDFEKAKYSINKGLWGTSVGGKETLTSKYNLPEDAFPSQVVKTEPSDLEIKFKKGEIIGVNGEKFSHPVAAIQKIEELTSVYGIGRDIHVGDTIVGIKGRVGFEAAAATVIIKAHHLLEKHTLSKYQQTIKSQLSDWYGNWLHEALFLDPVMRNIEVFLNDSQKTVNGKVFLTLHPYRFVLNGIESENDLMSSKFGSYGEANLAWTGEDVKGFTKVLSNSLSIYHQINKS is encoded by the coding sequence ATGAAAAAAAGTGTAGTACTAGCATTTAGTGGAGGCTTAGATACTTCGTATTGTGCGAAATATCTGACTGAAAATTTGGGTTACGATGTTCATGCAGTAACCGTTAATACTGGAGGTTTTTCGAAGGAAGATGAGCAAGAGTTAAAGTTGAAAGCAGAAAAATTAGGCGTGACTTCCTACACTTTTATCGATGCTGTTGAATCGTATTATAATGAATGTGTGAAGTATTTGATTTTCGGAAATGTTCTGAAAAATAATACGTATCCACTTTCGGTGAGTGCAGAAAGAACTGTTCAGGCACAAAATATCGCAAAATATGCTGTAGAAATTGGAGCAACAGCAATTGCTCACGGAAGTACGGGAGCCGGAAATGACCAGGTTCGTTTTGATTTGATTTTTCAGATTATGTGTCCTGGCGTTGAAATTATTACGCCTATTCGGGATTTGTCTTTGTCAAGAAATGAGGAGATTTTATTCTTAAAAAATCACGGTTATGAAATGGATTTTGAGAAAGCGAAATATTCCATTAATAAAGGACTTTGGGGAACTTCTGTGGGAGGAAAAGAAACGTTGACGTCCAAATATAATTTGCCTGAAGACGCTTTTCCTTCTCAAGTTGTAAAAACTGAACCTTCTGATTTGGAAATCAAATTTAAAAAAGGAGAAATCATTGGTGTAAATGGAGAAAAGTTTTCTCATCCAGTTGCGGCGATTCAAAAAATTGAAGAGCTGACTTCAGTTTATGGAATTGGCCGTGATATTCACGTCGGTGATACGATTGTTGGGATTAAAGGCCGCGTTGGTTTTGAGGCTGCAGCGGCGACCGTTATCATTAAAGCGCATCATTTATTGGAAAAACATACGCTTTCGAAATACCAGCAAACGATTAAATCTCAATTGTCAGATTGGTACGGAAACTGGCTTCATGAAGCGCTTTTTCTGGATCCTGTGATGAGAAATATTGAAGTTTTTCTAAATGATTCTCAAAAAACCGTGAACGGAAAAGTATTTTTAACGCTTCATCCTTACCGTTTTGTTTTGAATGGAATTGAATCTGAAAATGATCTAATGTCATCTAAATTTGGAAGTTATGGTGAAGCAAATCTTGCCTGGACTGGCGAAGATGTGAAAGGTTTTACCAAAGTTCTCAGCAACTCTTTGTCGATTTATCATCAAATTAATAAATCATAA
- a CDS encoding DUF6814 family protein: MDQVKKILGIVWMLLAVVVAYYGLSMFGIPKIMSDKQEDNVFGWIILTVLMPIIVGGLAIFGWYSFTGEYSDDKL; this comes from the coding sequence ATGGATCAAGTAAAAAAAATATTAGGAATTGTCTGGATGCTTTTAGCAGTGGTAGTCGCCTACTACGGTTTAAGTATGTTTGGAATTCCGAAAATTATGTCGGACAAACAAGAAGACAACGTATTTGGCTGGATCATCCTCACCGTACTGATGCCGATCATCGTGGGTGGTTTAGCAATCTTCGGTTGGTATTCTTTTACAGGAGAATATTCCGACGATAAATTATAG
- a CDS encoding ATP-binding protein: MNSYLLFALVVLYLGLLFFIAYFAEKRRSSFWVNNPYVYALSLAVYCSAWTYYGSIGVAANQGLEYMAIYIGPIIIIPAWIYINSKIIRISRVNKISSIADFISLRYGNSRSLSALIALVCMFAIIPYVGLQIKAISETFHLITETDQTTNIFFDSATYVVLIIALFSSYYGTKYVDASEKRLGIISAVAVESFLKLIFFIILGIFVVYGVFNGFEDIYNQAEKLPDFAAKNTFNGLEGGFNWFLMSMLSMSAIFLLPRQFHTAIIENRKEKHIKTAIWLFPLYLLIFNFFVFPIAWGGKILFFGEDVNPELYSILIPQKFGNKIISTMVFFGGLSACISMIIISSISLSIMLSNNIIIPYGWLDRFKFGSETNNTKNIVNIRKISIFLLILVSFIFYKYFILGKSLFSIGLVSFVLIAQLAPSFFGAIFWRRGTYLGSMTGIIVGVLICYLGLVLPSFSENYQQSTFFNHGFFSFFNIPYLSPIPQIFFWSLLVNGLLFTIISANTISDYRERNYAEIYVDINDYIQNHENAYIWKGTAHVSDIQKILVKFLGEKKTEQALKIFNLKYKITNDSDTADSRFIKFSENLLSGRIGTASAKILIEGVTKEDKISLPEVLKILEESKENISINKQLSEQSSQLLKLSDDLQNANKNLIVKDKQKDEFLDSVAHELRTPLTAIRATSEILLDDEEMPAELKKDFLENIISESDRLSEIINDILYLDKLETGTIPLNIQSFNIIETFRKSVKPLLHLFEQRSLHHSDVNLLEDEIFEYDEPRMIQVFQNILGNALKFTNEQGMIQTKFQKQEHQLKISIFNTGKIIPTEDLAFIFEKFYQSKNQNLQKPTGSGLGLAICKKIMIAHGGDIEVKNKEIGVTFEVFLPIKEHNNELEEFNNNSRM, from the coding sequence ATGAATAGTTATTTGCTTTTTGCACTGGTTGTCCTCTATCTGGGTCTTCTGTTCTTTATTGCGTATTTCGCGGAGAAGAGAAGAAGCAGTTTTTGGGTAAACAATCCGTACGTTTATGCACTTTCTCTGGCAGTTTACTGCTCGGCCTGGACGTATTATGGAAGCATCGGTGTGGCAGCAAATCAGGGTTTAGAATATATGGCGATCTACATCGGTCCCATTATTATTATTCCAGCCTGGATTTATATCAATTCAAAAATCATCCGAATTTCTCGGGTTAATAAAATCAGCAGTATCGCAGATTTCATTTCTTTGAGATACGGAAACAGTCGTTCCTTAAGCGCTTTAATTGCTTTGGTTTGTATGTTTGCGATTATTCCTTACGTCGGTTTACAGATAAAAGCGATCTCGGAAACCTTTCATTTAATAACAGAAACGGATCAAACTACGAATATATTTTTCGATTCGGCAACTTACGTTGTTTTAATAATCGCCTTATTCTCCTCTTATTACGGAACAAAATATGTGGATGCTTCGGAAAAAAGACTTGGAATTATTTCTGCCGTTGCGGTTGAAAGTTTCTTAAAATTAATTTTCTTCATCATTCTCGGAATCTTCGTGGTTTACGGCGTATTTAATGGTTTTGAAGATATTTACAACCAAGCCGAAAAGCTACCGGACTTCGCAGCCAAAAACACCTTTAACGGTTTAGAAGGCGGATTCAACTGGTTCTTAATGTCGATGCTGTCGATGTCGGCGATTTTCCTTTTGCCAAGACAATTTCACACCGCGATTATCGAAAACAGAAAAGAGAAACACATCAAAACTGCAATTTGGCTGTTCCCTTTATATCTTTTGATTTTCAACTTCTTCGTGTTCCCAATTGCCTGGGGCGGAAAGATTTTATTTTTTGGTGAAGATGTAAATCCCGAACTCTACTCTATTCTCATTCCACAGAAATTTGGAAATAAGATCATTTCAACAATGGTTTTCTTCGGTGGATTAAGCGCCTGTATTTCGATGATTATTATTTCGAGTATTTCATTGTCGATTATGCTTTCCAATAACATCATTATTCCTTACGGATGGCTGGATCGGTTTAAATTTGGGTCGGAAACAAACAACACCAAAAACATTGTTAACATTAGAAAAATCAGTATTTTCTTATTGATTTTGGTTAGTTTTATATTTTATAAATATTTTATATTAGGCAAAAGTTTATTCAGTATAGGTTTGGTTTCTTTTGTACTAATCGCACAATTAGCACCTTCTTTTTTCGGCGCGATATTTTGGCGACGTGGCACTTATTTAGGTTCGATGACTGGAATTATTGTGGGAGTTCTTATTTGTTATTTAGGTTTGGTCTTACCAAGTTTTTCTGAAAATTACCAACAAAGCACTTTCTTCAATCACGGTTTCTTCAGTTTTTTTAATATTCCTTATTTATCGCCAATTCCACAGATTTTCTTCTGGAGTCTTTTAGTTAATGGACTTTTATTTACCATCATTTCGGCAAATACTATTTCAGATTATCGCGAAAGAAATTATGCTGAAATTTATGTAGACATCAATGATTACATTCAAAATCATGAAAACGCTTACATCTGGAAAGGAACGGCACACGTGTCAGATATTCAAAAGATTTTAGTAAAGTTTCTTGGCGAGAAAAAGACAGAGCAAGCCCTGAAAATTTTTAATTTAAAATATAAAATTACCAACGACAGTGACACTGCAGATTCCCGTTTCATTAAATTTTCTGAAAACCTTTTAAGTGGAAGAATTGGTACTGCTTCTGCAAAAATTTTAATTGAAGGTGTAACCAAAGAAGATAAAATTTCACTTCCGGAAGTTTTAAAAATTTTGGAAGAATCAAAGGAAAATATTTCTATTAATAAACAATTAAGCGAACAATCCTCGCAGTTATTGAAACTCTCTGACGATCTTCAAAACGCCAATAAAAATCTGATTGTTAAAGACAAACAAAAAGATGAATTCCTCGATAGCGTTGCACACGAACTTCGCACACCGCTGACAGCAATTCGTGCAACCAGTGAAATTCTTTTGGATGATGAAGAAATGCCGGCAGAATTAAAGAAGGATTTCCTGGAAAACATCATTTCAGAATCAGATCGTTTGAGTGAAATTATTAATGATATTCTTTACCTGGATAAACTGGAGACGGGAACTATTCCTTTAAATATTCAGTCCTTTAATATCATTGAAACTTTCCGTAAATCAGTGAAACCATTGCTTCACCTTTTTGAACAAAGAAGTCTGCATCATTCGGATGTCAATCTTTTAGAAGATGAAATCTTTGAATATGATGAACCCAGAATGATTCAGGTTTTTCAAAATATTTTAGGAAACGCTTTGAAATTCACGAATGAACAAGGAATGATTCAAACGAAATTTCAGAAACAGGAACACCAATTAAAGATTTCCATCTTCAATACCGGAAAAATAATTCCGACCGAAGATCTGGCCTTCATCTTTGAAAAATTCTACCAGTCAAAAAATCAAAATCTGCAAAAACCAACAGGAAGCGGACTAGGTTTAGCGATTTGTAAAAAAATAATGATCGCACATGGCGGCGACATCGAAGTGAAAAATAAAGAAATTGGAGTAACGTTTGAAGTTTTCTTACCAATTAAAGAACATAACAATGAACTCGAAGAGTTTAACAACAATAGCCGTATGTGA
- the argC gene encoding N-acetyl-gamma-glutamyl-phosphate reductase has product MKSVGIIGANGYTGSELVRLLAFHPEVELQFLYSRSNAGMKISEIYPDLISLCEMTLTNQIQEVDILFLCLPHQESRNWLTENPVKEDVLVIDLGNDFRLENNFQDRNFIYGLTELFKNELKSAKSIANPGCFATAIQLALLPLTKEKLLKDIYTTGITGSTGAGQSLQSTTHFSWRNDNISAYKTLTHQHVDEVLKSLNLSNEKEIELHFVPWRGDFVRGIFTSSIIKCDLDLNEIQKKYCDFYKDAPFVTISEKPIDMKQVINTNRCAIHIEKNNETIVVHSAIDNLLKGASGQAVQNMNIVMDWAENTGLQLKPIAF; this is encoded by the coding sequence ATGAAGTCGGTCGGAATAATTGGCGCCAATGGTTACACCGGAAGCGAACTCGTTCGCTTATTGGCATTTCATCCGGAAGTTGAACTCCAATTTTTATACAGCCGTTCGAATGCTGGAATGAAGATTTCGGAAATCTATCCGGATTTGATTTCACTTTGCGAAATGACTTTAACAAATCAAATTCAAGAAGTTGATATTTTATTTCTGTGTTTGCCTCATCAGGAAAGCAGAAATTGGTTAACTGAAAATCCTGTAAAAGAAGATGTTTTGGTCATCGATTTAGGAAATGATTTCAGATTAGAAAATAATTTTCAGGACAGAAATTTCATTTATGGCTTAACGGAACTTTTTAAAAATGAATTAAAATCTGCCAAAAGTATCGCAAATCCAGGCTGTTTTGCCACCGCGATTCAACTGGCATTATTGCCTCTAACAAAAGAAAAATTGCTAAAAGACATTTATACCACAGGAATTACGGGTTCGACTGGAGCAGGACAATCTTTGCAATCGACCACTCATTTTTCCTGGCGTAATGATAATATTTCAGCCTATAAAACCTTAACGCATCAACATGTAGATGAGGTTTTGAAATCCTTGAATCTATCTAATGAAAAGGAAATCGAACTTCATTTTGTTCCGTGGCGCGGTGATTTTGTCAGAGGAATTTTTACCAGTTCTATCATTAAATGTGATTTGGATTTAAATGAAATTCAGAAAAAATATTGCGATTTTTATAAAGATGCTCCTTTTGTTACCATTTCAGAAAAACCAATCGACATGAAGCAAGTCATTAACACCAATCGATGTGCGATTCATATTGAAAAAAATAATGAAACCATCGTGGTTCATTCCGCAATTGATAATTTATTAAAAGGTGCTTCGGGACAAGCCGTTCAAAATATGAATATCGTCATGGATTGGGCAGAAAACACCGGTCTTCAGTTAAAACCTATTGCATTTTAA
- a CDS encoding helix-turn-helix domain-containing protein gives MPNSCPKCNEKNIVKSGIIKERQRFLCKDCNYYFTVKKLGKQIDDYVVTKALQLYLEGLSYREIERIIGVSHNTVSSWIKKYNITRPPHSDFHPVYKVFKQNELLEYMSTEENLKGSGLVITEFGDKYMMIKWERFKK, from the coding sequence ATGCCAAATTCCTGTCCGAAATGCAATGAAAAGAATATCGTTAAAAGTGGTATTATTAAAGAGCGTCAAAGGTTTTTATGCAAAGACTGCAATTACTATTTCACCGTTAAGAAACTGGGGAAACAGATTGACGATTACGTGGTTACAAAAGCGCTTCAACTTTATTTGGAAGGTTTGAGTTATCGTGAGATTGAAAGGATTATCGGCGTATCGCACAACACGGTCAGTTCCTGGATTAAGAAATACAATATCACCCGTCCGCCACATTCTGATTTTCATCCGGTGTATAAAGTTTTTAAACAAAATGAACTTTTAGAATACATGTCAACAGAGGAAAATTTAAAAGGTTCAGGCTTGGTCATCACGGAGTTTGGCGATAAATACATGATGATTAAATGGGAGCGATTTAAGAAATAA
- a CDS encoding GNAT family N-acetyltransferase produces the protein MKIEVSSDKHLKYAEEIQLEIADSAKQRGTGISKRSFEYICEKILEGKAVVAFEDDGTWVGFCYIETWSHGTFVANSGLIVSSKFRNLGYATLIKEKVFELSRVRYPNAKVFGLTTGLAVMKINAELGYKPVIYSELTQDEEFWNGCKTCVNYEILMSKNRQNCLCTAMLFVPKNDNEQIKVEKDEKKCSTSI, from the coding sequence ATGAAAATAGAAGTTTCTTCAGATAAACATTTGAAATACGCAGAAGAAATACAACTGGAAATTGCAGATTCTGCCAAGCAACGGGGAACTGGCATTTCAAAGCGTTCCTTTGAATATATCTGTGAAAAAATATTAGAAGGAAAAGCAGTAGTTGCTTTCGAAGACGACGGAACCTGGGTAGGATTCTGTTATATAGAAACCTGGTCGCACGGCACTTTTGTCGCCAATTCTGGCTTAATCGTTTCCTCTAAATTCAGGAATTTAGGATATGCCACTTTAATTAAAGAAAAAGTTTTTGAACTGTCCAGAGTACGCTATCCGAATGCGAAGGTTTTTGGATTAACCACGGGATTGGCGGTGATGAAAATTAATGCTGAACTTGGGTATAAACCTGTAATCTATTCAGAATTAACGCAAGACGAAGAGTTTTGGAACGGCTGCAAAACCTGTGTGAACTACGAAATTTTAATGAGCAAAAATCGACAAAATTGTCTTTGTACCGCAATGCTTTTTGTGCCGAAAAATGATAATGAACAAATCAAAGTTGAAAAAGATGAAAAAAAGTGTAGTACTAGCATTTAG
- a CDS encoding response regulator transcription factor — MKKILIADDEHKIIMTLEYAFKKAGYEVFIARDGSEVLELLKTEIPDMILLDIMMPNVDGYTTLAEIKRDKNLSGIKVILLSAKSGEADIKKGLELGADDYITKPYSIKKLTERVEELLTDKQ; from the coding sequence ATGAAAAAAATATTAATCGCCGACGACGAACACAAGATCATCATGACCTTGGAATACGCATTTAAGAAAGCCGGTTATGAAGTTTTTATCGCCAGAGACGGTTCCGAAGTTTTGGAACTGTTGAAAACCGAAATTCCCGATATGATTTTATTGGACATTATGATGCCCAATGTTGATGGTTACACCACGCTCGCAGAAATTAAAAGAGATAAAAACCTGAGTGGAATTAAAGTCATTCTACTTTCCGCAAAAAGTGGTGAAGCAGATATTAAAAAAGGGCTGGAACTTGGCGCAGATGATTACATCACCAAACCTTATTCAATAAAAAAACTGACAGAACGGGTTGAAGAACTTTTGACAGATAAGCAATAA
- the tnpA gene encoding IS200/IS605 family transposase: MSTYTQIYYHIVFSTKHRKPSLNSEHEDELYKYIWGIIKNKKCTLYRINGMPDHLHIFTSLHPTVRLSDLVKDIKIASNLWMKQSGLFPEFEEWQEGYGAFTYCIRDKEMIINYIKNQKKHHHAEDFESEYRRLLLENEIEFDEKYFL; this comes from the coding sequence ATGTCAACCTACACCCAAATATATTATCACATCGTATTTTCTACAAAACATAGAAAACCAAGCCTCAATTCTGAACACGAAGACGAATTGTACAAATATATCTGGGGAATTATTAAAAACAAAAAATGCACGCTATACAGGATTAATGGAATGCCGGATCATCTCCATATTTTCACCAGTTTGCACCCAACCGTACGACTGAGCGATCTGGTAAAAGACATTAAAATTGCCAGTAACTTATGGATGAAACAAAGTGGTTTGTTTCCTGAATTTGAAGAATGGCAGGAAGGTTATGGCGCATTTACGTACTGCATCAGAGATAAAGAGATGATTATTAATTATATTAAAAATCAAAAAAAGCATCACCATGCTGAAGATTTTGAATCCGAATACCGGAGATTATTGCTTGAAAATGAAATTGAATTTGATGAAAAATATTTTTTATAA
- a CDS encoding AMP-binding protein produces MNADQMFKESIIHKEKFWAEQAEQIEWFKKPKHILTDDGVNYPTWFADGELNTCFLAVDKHVNDGFGDQVAIIYDSPVTNRIIKYTYSQVLEHVSKFAGGLKKLGLEKGDTAIIYMPMIPESVFAMLACARLGVTHSVVFGGFAPQELAIRIDDCNPKAIITASSGMEVSRRIPYLPFVKEAVSMSEHQPEHIVAFDRKLLGNRVDFKNDSSLVDFEKLMTESEPTECVSVESTHPLYILYTSGTTGKPKGVVRDNGGHAVAMKFSIKNIYGANEGETFWAASDIGWAVGHSYSVYGPLINRNTTVIFEGKPIGTPDAGTFWRVIEEHKVSIMFTAPTAIRAIKKEDPEGKLVKKYDLSSLRTQFLAGERCDVATLDWYEKFVGVPAIDHWWQTESGWPMLGLMPGVEDVKIKRASAGKPIPGYDIKIFSEEGYELEPHHEGYLVIKLPLAPGAMMGIWGDPERFKFGYLSRFPGYYFSGDGAIKDEDGYVFVTGRVDDVINVAGHRLSTAEMEEVVSAHKEIAECCVVGIDDDLKGQIPFAIAVLKSGSEADEKTLEKDLVLLVREKIGAVACMKNALVVNRLPKTRSGKILRKLIRTMLDGKEYQMPSTIDDESVVEELQLKMDEYKKKYL; encoded by the coding sequence ATGAACGCAGATCAAATGTTTAAAGAAAGTATTATTCACAAAGAAAAATTCTGGGCAGAACAGGCAGAACAAATTGAATGGTTTAAAAAGCCAAAACATATCTTAACCGATGATGGTGTAAATTATCCTACGTGGTTTGCAGATGGAGAATTGAATACGTGTTTTCTGGCGGTTGATAAACATGTCAATGATGGATTCGGCGATCAGGTTGCAATTATTTACGATTCTCCGGTAACGAATAGAATTATTAAATATACTTATAGTCAAGTTTTAGAACATGTTTCAAAATTTGCGGGCGGACTGAAAAAATTAGGTTTAGAAAAAGGCGATACCGCGATTATTTACATGCCGATGATTCCAGAATCCGTATTTGCAATGTTGGCTTGTGCTAGATTAGGCGTTACCCATTCCGTTGTTTTTGGTGGATTTGCGCCGCAGGAATTAGCCATCAGAATTGACGATTGTAATCCAAAAGCGATTATTACCGCAAGTTCCGGAATGGAAGTTTCCAGAAGAATTCCGTATTTGCCTTTCGTGAAAGAAGCAGTTTCAATGTCTGAACATCAACCAGAACATATCGTGGCTTTCGATAGAAAATTATTAGGAAATCGGGTTGATTTTAAAAATGATTCTTCCTTGGTTGATTTTGAAAAGTTAATGACCGAATCCGAACCAACCGAGTGCGTTTCCGTAGAATCTACGCATCCTTTGTATATTTTGTACACCTCCGGAACGACTGGAAAACCGAAAGGAGTTGTCCGTGATAATGGCGGTCATGCCGTTGCCATGAAATTTTCAATAAAAAATATTTACGGTGCAAATGAAGGCGAAACCTTTTGGGCGGCTTCTGACATTGGTTGGGCAGTTGGCCACAGTTACTCGGTTTATGGTCCTTTGATTAACAGAAATACAACCGTTATTTTTGAAGGAAAACCAATCGGAACGCCGGATGCAGGAACTTTTTGGCGAGTGATTGAAGAGCATAAAGTATCCATCATGTTCACGGCTCCGACCGCAATTCGTGCTATTAAAAAAGAAGATCCCGAAGGAAAACTGGTCAAAAAATATGATTTATCGTCTTTAAGAACCCAGTTTTTGGCTGGTGAAAGATGTGATGTCGCAACATTGGATTGGTATGAAAAATTTGTGGGAGTTCCTGCAATTGATCATTGGTGGCAAACGGAATCAGGTTGGCCGATGTTGGGATTAATGCCGGGTGTTGAAGATGTTAAAATTAAAAGAGCCTCGGCTGGAAAACCGATTCCAGGTTATGATATTAAAATTTTCAGCGAAGAAGGTTATGAACTCGAACCGCATCATGAAGGTTATTTGGTGATCAAACTTCCTTTAGCGCCTGGAGCGATGATGGGAATTTGGGGCGATCCGGAACGTTTTAAATTTGGATATTTATCCAGATTTCCGGGTTACTATTTTTCCGGAGACGGCGCAATTAAAGATGAAGACGGATATGTTTTCGTGACAGGAAGAGTTGACGATGTAATTAATGTAGCAGGACACCGACTTTCTACCGCGGAAATGGAAGAAGTAGTATCTGCTCACAAAGAAATTGCAGAATGTTGCGTGGTCGGAATTGATGATGATTTAAAAGGTCAAATTCCTTTTGCCATTGCGGTTTTAAAATCAGGTTCAGAAGCGGATGAGAAGACTTTGGAAAAGGATCTTGTTTTATTGGTTAGGGAAAAAATCGGTGCTGTGGCGTGTATGAAAAATGCTTTGGTGGTGAACCGTTTACCGAAAACACGGTCGGGGAAAATTTTGAGAAAATTGATTCGGACGATGTTGGATGGAAAGGAATATCAAATGCCATCGACGATTGATGATGAAAGTGTTGTGGAGGAATTGCAGTTGAAAATGGATGAATATAAAAAGAAGTATTTGTAA